In Silene latifolia isolate original U9 population chromosome 6, ASM4854445v1, whole genome shotgun sequence, the genomic window CTACAAGTTTTAAAGGCATTCTTAAGGTCAAAGACAAATTACTGTCCCTGGCTGGTTCTATCCAGGCTGCTGCAGACCTGTTGCAGAGCTGGGCTGGTGGTCCTAAATTCAATCTTGGCTTAGCTTATGGTTGCTTGAGAAATGTCTCTGCTCTTGGAGATTGGACCATATCGCTTATGCATAACCGAATTATGCCCACTCATAGGATAATCTGTTCTCTTGCTGTACAACAACATCTAGCCACAATTGATAACCTTCAAGTTAGGGGCATTCAGTTGGCTAATAGATGCTCCCTTTGTCAGAATGGGCTTGAGAGCCACGATCATCTTTTTTTCAAATGTGACTATTCTGCTGCTGTTTGGGATAGACTGCTGCAATGGATGGGTTCTCCTCATTTGAGTTATGCTCTGGTTACCATCTTGGAAAATTCTGGAGCAACTGGGAAGCATTGTAGATGGGAGCATGCTTGATTTCAGGTTACTGTTGCTGCTGCAGTTTACCAGCTTTGGGGAGAACGCAATGCTAGAATTTTCTCTAATCGACATTCTAGTATTGATGCTTGTGTCCATCATGTTAAATATTTTGTTTGTGTTAGGATGTTTATGTggaaaacacataaaaattataGGTGTATTGTTGATAGACTAAGTACCTAGTGAGTTACTAGTCTAGTGGATAGTTTTTGCAAAATTTCCTTGTAATTTCATTTACTattaaatgaaatgatatcttttttgcaaaaaaaatgtaaacaaacaagcaagatgattaaaatgagatgtaagcaaatgattaaaagcactagggtgtcatgggttcatatgggattcatggggtttgatcatacaaacatgttttcaactagatgcaagcaattattgttgtgatgggatcgagttagtgtatatcttacaatccctaggaaggtttgggtcccgtagccgaatcgattagatttgtacaacacctacaagttgacttaatcctccctatccaactatatgcatggtctaatgggactcgagttggtttatgtcttacaagtctcattgaaaagataagtgatgggtaaaaaatgcaaggattcataggctcgtatttcatcaaacataacatgtgcataagttgaaattacaacaagcaagcaaattaattatgaaagcatattagattaagcatgaatcaatccccatgttggtttcccctacttccccattaaccctagttaagatgaCTACTCACtaattatcaagtttaacatgctaacaaggttgtcaatcatactagcaagacaaaacatgatgaataaatgaagatgattaacaataattaaaaagggattaagagaattatacctaatgatgattccaaaataataagcaaagaattatagaagtacttgatgaatgattggaaggttgtcaatcctccaaataaaccccaaataatcttcaattacccaaaataaatgatgaacaatagagaaattatggaaatgagatttgtattaatgcttaattaaaagttgattacaagattaaaatgagattaagattgcataagaaaaacatgataatctaattagtacaatggggtatttatccTAAGGATtaagtacataaattagggttactaagggcttaaa contains:
- the LOC141588245 gene encoding uncharacterized protein LOC141588245, with amino-acid sequence MVFKKWEDICKPWDAGGFNVKDLATWNVALLCKWLFLLSSPNSGIWATWYQHYVVASENIWNVQTKASYSTSFKGILKVKDKLLSLAGSIQAAADLLQSWAGGPKFNLGLAYGCLRNVSALGDWTISLMHNRIMPTHRIICSLAVQQHLATIDNLQVRGIQLANRCSLCQNGLESHDHLFFKCDYSAAVWDRLLQWMGSPHLSYALVTILENSGATGKHCRWEHA